Proteins from a single region of Oncorhynchus keta strain PuntledgeMale-10-30-2019 chromosome 20, Oket_V2, whole genome shotgun sequence:
- the LOC118399176 gene encoding sodium channel subunit beta-1-like, which produces MSAVRLLLLSLLCALFVSLCHGACAEVDSDTEAVAGKGFKLGCISCKMRPEVEASATVDWYFKAKGEADFAHIYNYDEEGQHIVDERFEDRVDWSGSKQSNDIQDASIYLFNVTFNDSGTYRCFFHRLLTYEFYEYQTVVSKLVHLTVVAKATRGTASIVSEVMMYVSIIGLQAWLYIEMVYCYRKISAAGEEALRESANAEYLAIASESKDNCGVQVAE; this is translated from the exons ATGTCTGCTGTGCGGCTGCTGCTCCTGTCTCTGCTTTGTGCCCTCTTTG TATCCCTGTGCCATGGGGCCTGTGCAGAGGTGGACTCGGACACTGAGGCCGTTGCAGGCAAAGGGTTCAAACTGGGCTGCATCTCCTGTAAGATGAGGCCCGAGGTGGAAGCTTCTGCCACGGTCGACTGGTATTTCAAGGCCAAAGGGGAAGCTGACTTTGCTCAT ATATATAATTACGATGAGGAGGGCCAGCACATTGTGGATGAGCGCTTTGAGGACCGCGTGGACTGGAGCGGCAGTAAGCAGAGCAATGACATACAGGATGCGTCCATCTACCTCTTCAATGTCACCTTCAATGACTCGGGCACCTACCGTTGCTTCTTCCACCGGCTCCTGACGTACGAGTTCTACGAATACCAGACCGTTGTCAGCAAGCTTGTGCACCTGACAGTGGTGGCTAAAG CCACCAGAGGGACTGCCTCCATAGTCTCTGAGGTGATGATGTACGTGTCCATCATCGGGCTACAGGCTTGGCTCTACATAGAGATGGTATACTGCTACAGAAAGATCTCTGCTGCAGGAGAGGAAGCATTACGAGAAAGCGC GAATGCAGAATATTTAGCTATTGCCTCGGAGAGTAAAGATAACTGTGGTGTGCAAGTGGCAGAATAA